One Lysinibacillus fusiformis genomic window carries:
- a CDS encoding CsxC family protein produces MSDQLDNQFLPCPVSSVEQIPLNSANTPVISTPISTPIVKIPVVLSEPTLQIVVESDITLSPAATEIKRVKKNVFLNQVKLVPVRFTRIAGTDFFRVTRAKLFVAGHIRKNIEYASAECNGALRDRIADVPFSGFADLTFPQEAGGPTPILGISEFAEANFLNENTQLDARLDKAFFQNLVKYNEQPFGELVAANFFELDFSPIMTRPEGTFSTLREKIVLELTVKVLQVQQIRLAAGSVVTPVLSALTPPPTNF; encoded by the coding sequence TTGAGTGATCAATTAGATAATCAGTTCCTACCTTGTCCTGTATCATCAGTTGAACAAATACCATTAAATAGTGCGAATACTCCAGTAATCTCTACACCAATTTCGACTCCAATTGTTAAAATCCCGGTTGTACTGTCAGAACCAACACTTCAAATCGTTGTGGAGTCGGATATTACGCTTAGTCCTGCAGCAACTGAAATCAAAAGAGTGAAAAAAAATGTATTCTTGAATCAAGTTAAACTGGTACCAGTTCGATTTACACGTATTGCTGGCACTGACTTTTTTAGGGTAACAAGAGCTAAATTATTTGTAGCAGGACATATTCGTAAAAATATAGAATATGCTTCAGCAGAGTGTAATGGAGCACTTCGAGATAGAATTGCCGATGTTCCGTTTTCTGGTTTTGCAGACCTAACTTTCCCACAAGAAGCTGGAGGTCCTACTCCAATCTTAGGAATTTCAGAGTTTGCCGAGGCGAACTTCCTTAATGAAAATACCCAACTAGATGCTCGATTGGATAAGGCTTTCTTCCAAAATCTTGTCAAATACAATGAACAACCATTTGGCGAGTTAGTAGCTGCAAACTTCTTTGAACTTGATTTTTCACCAATTATGACAAGACCAGAAGGTACTTTCAGCACATTGCGTGAAAAAATCGTACTGGAACTTACTGTAAAAGTATTGCAAGTGCAACAAATCCGCCTTGCGGCTGGTAGTGTAGTAACACCTGTTCTTTCAGCACTTACTCCTCCACCTACTAATTTTTGA
- a CDS encoding BC_2427 family protein, which translates to MKTPWINYKKMKEVSFKQIDYSDWVYQTKLTNNIEHASQLDSTCEILNVEKEDETSLAEEPDFVAHLDSTRELLPSETNVEEEIVHHLDTEEADETNPVEELDFAAQLDADLTLDSPSESEVENKMMRPIDTEDMEKKNSTGDVHDFPGSVCAITQKSPFSTHVEIDNFLHAPICGEFVQNTFEFLDLNNHLTPQLETKLFNTTTDYPEQPDCRLVRSKINEILFLMRTDTYDKNSQMNNPTKSVVVPLHNTLLIKKGETKNHSYPPDDFMHIRVPVVVGEYKIEICLEENIVFEKGGIVEVKAISNEVVLTNCRFVPKQFSQSLGNGTCTALKGNLFIEGYIHQNIEYSAIHTGNAVTAQNESLIHSNQLCQNIVLELIIHILQAQQIRVRYSQGSR; encoded by the coding sequence ATGAAAACTCCATGGATTAACTATAAAAAGATGAAGGAAGTAAGTTTCAAGCAAATTGATTACAGCGATTGGGTGTATCAAACTAAACTTACAAATAACATAGAACATGCATCTCAACTAGATTCTACTTGTGAAATTTTAAATGTCGAAAAAGAAGATGAAACCAGCCTTGCAGAGGAACCTGATTTTGTAGCACATCTAGATTCCACTCGTGAACTACTTCCTTCAGAAACTAATGTTGAGGAAGAAATCGTTCATCACCTTGATACGGAAGAGGCAGATGAAACAAATCCTGTGGAGGAACTGGATTTTGCAGCCCAATTAGACGCTGATCTTACGCTTGACAGTCCTTCTGAATCTGAAGTTGAGAATAAAATGATGCGTCCTATTGATACAGAAGACATGGAGAAAAAAAATTCTACAGGTGATGTTCATGATTTTCCTGGGTCAGTGTGTGCGATAACCCAAAAAAGCCCATTTTCTACTCACGTAGAAATTGATAATTTTCTCCATGCCCCTATCTGTGGTGAGTTTGTTCAAAATACATTTGAATTTCTTGACCTAAACAATCACCTTACTCCTCAATTAGAAACCAAACTATTTAATACTACAACGGATTATCCTGAACAACCTGATTGTCGTTTGGTTCGCTCAAAAATTAATGAAATTTTATTTTTAATGAGAACTGATACTTATGATAAAAATAGTCAGATGAACAATCCGACTAAATCAGTTGTAGTTCCCTTACATAACACACTATTAATTAAAAAAGGAGAAACAAAAAATCACTCTTACCCTCCCGATGATTTTATGCACATTAGAGTTCCAGTCGTAGTAGGGGAATACAAAATTGAAATATGCCTGGAAGAAAATATTGTATTTGAAAAAGGAGGAATTGTGGAAGTTAAAGCTATCTCGAATGAGGTAGTACTAACCAATTGTAGATTCGTACCAAAACAGTTTTCTCAGTCATTAGGTAATGGGACGTGTACAGCATTAAAAGGAAATTTATTTATTGAAGGATATATACATCAGAATATTGAGTACAGTGCAATTCACACTGGGAATGCAGTAACTGCACAAAATGAGTCATTAATTCATTCAAATCAATTGTGCCAAAACATAGTTTTAGAATTAATCATTCATATACTACAAGCACAGCAAATTCGAGTCAGATATAGCCAGGGGTCTAGATGA
- a CDS encoding CsxC family protein, whose amino-acid sequence MSDQLGNQNPPCPVSSVEQIPLNSANTPVVSTPISTPIIKIPVVLSEPTLQIVVESDITLSPAATEIKRVKKNVFLNQVKLVPVRFTRIAGTDFFRVTRAKLFVAGHIRKNIEYASSACNGALRDRIADVPFSGFADLTFPQEPGGPTPILGISEFAEANFLNESTQLDARLDKAFFQNLVKYNEQPFGELVAANFFELDFSPIMARPEGTFSKLREKIVLELTVKVLQVQQIRLAASSVVTPILSALTPPASTATEPTNHDYL is encoded by the coding sequence TTGAGTGATCAATTAGGTAATCAGAATCCACCTTGTCCTGTATCATCAGTTGAACAAATACCATTAAATAGTGCGAATACTCCAGTAGTCTCTACACCGATCTCAACTCCAATTATTAAAATCCCAGTTGTACTGTCAGAACCAACACTTCAAATCGTTGTGGAGTCGGATATTACGCTTAGTCCTGCAGCAACTGAAATCAAAAGAGTGAAAAAGAATGTATTCCTGAATCAAGTTAAACTGGTACCAGTTCGATTTACACGTATTGCGGGCACTGACTTTTTTAGGGTAACAAGAGCTAAATTATTTGTAGCAGGACATATTCGTAAAAATATAGAATATGCTTCATCAGCATGTAATGGGGCACTTCGAGATAGAATTGCCGATGTTCCGTTTTCTGGTTTTGCAGACCTAACTTTCCCACAAGAACCTGGTGGCCCTACTCCAATCTTAGGAATTTCCGAGTTTGCAGAAGCAAACTTCCTTAATGAAAGTACCCAACTGGATGCTCGATTGGATAAGGCTTTCTTCCAAAATCTTGTGAAATACAATGAACAACCATTTGGCGAGTTAGTAGCTGCAAACTTCTTTGAACTTGATTTTTCACCAATTATGGCAAGACCTGAAGGTACTTTCAGCAAATTACGTGAAAAAATAGTACTGGAACTTACTGTAAAAGTATTACAAGTGCAACAAATCCGCCTTGCGGCTAGTAGTGTAGTAACGCCTATTCTTTCAGCACTTACTCCACCAGCTAGTACTGCCACTGAACCTACAAACCATGATTATTTATAA